From Myxocyprinus asiaticus isolate MX2 ecotype Aquarium Trade chromosome 49, UBuf_Myxa_2, whole genome shotgun sequence, a single genomic window includes:
- the b3galt2 gene encoding beta-1,3-galactosyltransferase 2: MQWRRRHYCPIKMTWNVKRSLFRTHVAGLLSLASLFALFLIYCHQDLLQGRSWLRDNPLVYTMRGLRPPKERAKGNQSSLRSLWKDNAYVLPKPSVNFNFSSHQAEITAQGIVGLEISASTNNISSNTKSLHREMGVGGRLAAQPYQWLLNEPYKCNNSSPFLVLLIVAEPSQVEARNAIRQTWGNESIAMGYGFVRLFLLGLRPDVYLQRSIEEESLQYHDIIQQDFMDTYYNLTIKTLMGMSWVAQYCSYARYVMKTDSDMFVNTEYLIQKLLKPNTAPRQNYFTGYLMRGYAPNRNKDSKWYMPPELYSSERYPIFCSGTGYVFSGDMAEKIYNASLSIRRLHLEDVYVGICLAKLRIDPVPPPNEFLFNHWRVSYSSCKYSHLITSHQFQPNELTKYWNHLQSNKHSPCLNMVKDKSGQRRHRKLQWEGFQ, translated from the coding sequence ATGCAGTGGCGTCGGCGACACTACTGCCCCATCAAGATGACCTGGAATGTTAAGCGGTCACTCTTCCGCACACATGTAGCAGGCCTTCTTTCGCTGGCCTCACTCTTCGCCCTGTTCCTCATCTATTGCCACCAGGATTTGCTCCAGGGCCGGAGTTGGCTGCGAGACAACCCCCTGGTTTACACTATGCGGGGTTTGCGCCCCCCCAAGGAGCGCGCAAAGGGAAACCAAAGCTCATTGCGAAGCCTCTGGAAAGACAATGCTTATGTGCTCCCCAAACCATCTGTTAACTTCAATTTTAGTTCTCACCAGGCTGAGATCACTGCCCAGGGGATTGTGGGATTGGAGATCTCTGCAAGCACCAACAACATAAGCAGCAACACCAAGAGCTTGCACAGGGAAATGGGAGTGGGAGGGCGTCTGGCAGCTCAGCCTTATCAGTGGCTACTCAATGAGCCCTATAAGTGTAACAACAGCAGTCCCTTCCTGGTTTTGCTTATAGTTGCAGAGCCAAGTCAGGTGGAGGCCAGGAATGCCATCAGGCAGACCTGGGGGAATGAGAGCATAGCCATGGGTTATGGGTTTGTGCGCCTCTTCCTGCTGGGCTTGAGACCTGATGTGTATCTGCAGAGGTCCATTGAGGAGGAGAGCTTGCAGTACCATGACATCATCCAGCAGGACTTCATGGACACTTATTACAACCTTACCATAAAAACGCTAATGGGCATGAGCTGGGTGGCTCAGTATTGCTCGTACGCCCGTTATGTAATGAAAACGGACAGTGACATGTTTGTCAACACAGAATATCTCATCCAAAAGCTGCTAAAGCCAAACACAGCGCCTCGACAAAATTACTTTACTGGCTACCTAATGAGAGGCTACGCCCCCAACCGCAACAAAGACAGTAAATGGTACATGCCGCCAGAGCTGTATTCCAGTGAGAGGTACCCAATCTTTTGCTCTGGGACAGGCTATGTGTTCTCGGGAGACATGGCAGAGAAAATCTACAATGCCTCATTAAGTATCCGTCGCCTTCACCTCGAGGATGTATATGTGGGTATCTGCCTGGCAAAACTGCGGATTGACCCAGTGCCACCACCAAATGAGTTTCtctttaaccactggagagtgTCCTACTCCAGCTGCAAATACAGTCACCTGATCACCTCGCACCAGTTCCAGCCCAATGAACTTACAAAATACTGGAATCACTTGCAAAGCAACAAGCACAGTCCTTGTCTTAATATGGTGAAGGATAAGAGCGGCCAACGTCGGCATAGGAAATTGCAGTGGGAAGGTTTTCAGTGA